A section of the Gloeobacter violaceus PCC 7421 genome encodes:
- a CDS encoding LmeA family phospholipid-binding protein has translation MAEDTAGLGEQALNKVAEIGLSSQLREVENMDVSIKTNPLKLITGEVDSVTVEGEGLVMQKNLRVEKMEIEVGRISINPLAAAMGKIELERPTEATCRVLLTEADINRSFNSEYILGMLKNMQVQADGQQLTVDTRRVEVKLPGGERIRMRALILIHQTREEREVTFDAHMVGDRQSNRIRLEDVQYPEGEALSPQLTQGLLQKANDLGNISNFELEGMSLKLLEFEVRPGALQILVEIYAEQFPS, from the coding sequence ATGGCCGAGGACACGGCAGGACTTGGGGAACAGGCGCTCAATAAAGTGGCCGAGATTGGCCTGTCAAGCCAACTTCGCGAAGTGGAGAACATGGATGTCTCCATCAAGACCAACCCGCTCAAGCTGATCACCGGTGAGGTCGATTCGGTCACCGTCGAGGGCGAAGGGCTGGTGATGCAGAAGAACCTGCGCGTCGAGAAGATGGAGATCGAGGTGGGACGCATCTCGATCAACCCGCTGGCGGCGGCGATGGGCAAAATCGAACTGGAGCGCCCCACCGAGGCCACCTGCCGCGTGCTGCTCACCGAGGCGGATATCAACCGCTCCTTCAATTCCGAATACATCCTCGGCATGCTCAAGAATATGCAGGTGCAGGCGGACGGTCAGCAACTCACCGTCGACACCCGGCGCGTCGAGGTGAAACTACCCGGGGGCGAGCGCATCCGCATGCGGGCACTCATTCTCATTCACCAGACCCGCGAAGAGCGCGAAGTCACCTTCGATGCCCATATGGTGGGTGACAGGCAGTCCAACCGCATCCGTCTGGAGGATGTGCAGTACCCCGAAGGCGAAGCGCTCTCACCTCAACTCACTCAGGGTCTATTGCAAAAAGCCAACGACTTGGGGAACATCAGCAATTTTGAACTCGAAGGCATGTCCTTGAAGCTGCTCGAATTCGAGGTGCGCCCGGGGGCATTGCAAATTCTGGTCGAAATCTACGCCGAGCAATTTCCTTCCTAG
- the glpK gene encoding glycerol kinase GlpK, with product MVFASAGAAVSGAILALDLGTTGIRALLFDPSGAVAAGAYREVPQIYPQPGWVEHDPQTIWQLTCEVVAEVQAQSAARIAAVGLTNQRETCLLWDAATGTPHGNAIVWQDRRTAALCQKLRAEGWEAPIRQRTGLVIDAYFSATKLAWLLAHRRPYYPGLKAGTIDSWIIWKLTGGRVHATDTSNASRTMLFNLHTRDWDPELLELLAIPAEILPAIKPSLGVLAETDVRVLGYSAPIAGILGDQQAALFAHGCDRPGLVKCTYGTGSFLVAHTGDRPIRSRHQLLTTVAWSDRTSTGYALEGALFTTGASVQWLRDGLGIIETADESEALAASVPDSGGVYFVPALSGLGAPHWDMGARGLLIGLTRGSGRGQIARAVLEAIAFQTREVTDALAADMGTPLTRLKVDGGAVRNNLLMQLQADVLGVPVERPQLIDTTAQGAAFAAGLGTGFWGDYAELVAARPIDRVFESGERQLVLQAHYAVWQRAVERSREWVR from the coding sequence GTGGTTTTTGCCTCCGCGGGTGCTGCTGTGAGCGGGGCGATTCTGGCCCTCGATCTGGGGACGACGGGCATCCGGGCGCTGCTGTTCGACCCGTCCGGGGCGGTGGCGGCAGGAGCCTACCGGGAAGTGCCGCAGATCTACCCGCAGCCGGGCTGGGTCGAGCACGACCCGCAGACAATCTGGCAGCTTACCTGCGAAGTAGTGGCCGAGGTCCAGGCGCAAAGTGCAGCGCGCATCGCCGCGGTCGGCCTCACCAACCAGCGCGAGACGTGCCTGTTGTGGGACGCGGCCACCGGCACCCCCCACGGCAACGCGATCGTCTGGCAGGACCGCCGCACCGCCGCACTTTGCCAGAAATTGCGCGCCGAAGGCTGGGAAGCCCCTATCCGGCAGCGCACCGGTCTGGTGATCGACGCCTATTTTTCGGCCACCAAACTGGCCTGGTTGCTGGCCCACCGCCGGCCCTACTATCCCGGCCTCAAAGCGGGCACCATCGACAGCTGGATTATCTGGAAGCTCACCGGCGGGCGGGTGCACGCCACCGACACCAGTAACGCCTCGCGCACGATGCTGTTCAATTTGCACACCCGCGACTGGGATCCGGAGCTGTTGGAGCTTCTGGCCATCCCGGCGGAAATTTTGCCTGCGATCAAGCCTTCCCTCGGGGTACTCGCCGAGACCGACGTGCGGGTTTTGGGTTACAGTGCGCCGATCGCGGGCATTCTGGGCGATCAGCAGGCGGCTCTGTTTGCCCACGGCTGCGACCGGCCGGGCCTGGTCAAATGCACCTACGGCACGGGCTCTTTTCTGGTGGCCCACACGGGCGACCGCCCCATCCGCTCGCGCCACCAACTGTTGACTACCGTCGCCTGGAGCGACCGCACCTCCACCGGCTACGCGCTGGAGGGGGCGCTGTTTACGACCGGGGCGAGCGTGCAGTGGCTGCGCGACGGCCTCGGGATCATCGAGACTGCCGATGAGAGTGAGGCGCTTGCCGCGAGCGTCCCCGACAGCGGCGGAGTCTATTTTGTCCCCGCCCTGAGTGGTCTGGGGGCTCCCCACTGGGATATGGGGGCGCGGGGGTTGCTGATTGGCCTCACGCGCGGCAGCGGGCGGGGCCAGATAGCAAGGGCGGTGCTCGAAGCCATCGCCTTTCAGACTCGGGAGGTGACCGACGCCCTCGCCGCCGACATGGGCACGCCCCTCACCCGGCTCAAAGTGGACGGCGGTGCGGTGCGCAACAACTTGCTGATGCAGTTGCAGGCGGACGTGCTCGGGGTGCCGGTCGAACGGCCGCAGCTCATCGACACCACCGCCCAGGGCGCCGCCTTTGCCGCCGGCTTGGGGACCGGCTTCTGGGGCGACTACGCCGAATTGGTAGCTGCCCGTCCCATCGACCGCGTCTTCGAATCGGGCGAACGGCAACTTGTTCTGCAGGCGCACTACGCAGTCTGGCAGCGGGCGGTCGAGCGCTCGCGCGAGTGGGTGCGTTAG
- the sixA gene encoding phosphohistidine phosphatase SixA, giving the protein MDLLILRHGIAEERGTRDNDDERMLTDEGRKKTRRIARRLAELDVKLQIVLTSPLVRAHQTAEILIDEGVAPRLERFAPLAPGGALSDLRVWLEANPELQAVGLVGHQPDLGSWAETLLWGSFRQGFDIKKAGVVRIDLLHPQDQGRLVWFLPPRVLL; this is encoded by the coding sequence ATGGATCTTCTTATCCTGCGGCATGGCATCGCCGAGGAGCGTGGTACGCGCGACAACGACGACGAGCGGATGCTCACAGACGAGGGGCGCAAAAAAACGCGCCGCATCGCCCGGCGTCTGGCTGAACTGGACGTGAAACTGCAAATCGTGCTCACCAGCCCCCTCGTGCGCGCGCACCAGACGGCCGAGATTTTGATCGACGAAGGCGTCGCGCCGCGCCTGGAGCGCTTCGCTCCTCTGGCCCCAGGCGGCGCTCTGTCGGATCTGCGCGTCTGGCTGGAGGCCAATCCCGAGCTGCAGGCGGTGGGGCTGGTGGGTCATCAGCCCGATCTTGGATCGTGGGCGGAGACTTTGCTTTGGGGGAGCTTCCGGCAGGGGTTCGACATCAAAAAGGCGGGGGTGGTGCGCATCGACCTGCTCCATCCCCAGGACCAGGGGCGGTTGGTGTGGTTTTTGCCTCCGCGGGTGCTGCTGTGA